In Lotus japonicus ecotype B-129 chromosome 5, LjGifu_v1.2, one genomic interval encodes:
- the LOC130718748 gene encoding rop guanine nucleotide exchange factor 12-like isoform X2 has translation MEQIKERFVKLLLGEDMSGGGKGVSSTLALSNAFPNLAAAVFGEQKRLEPMLPKRKARWRKEIDWLLSVTDYVVVMVPTQQKSKDGSSMEIYLKL, from the exons ATGGAACAGATAAAGGAGAGATTTGTTAAATTGCTATTGGGGGAGGATATGTCTGGTGGAGGAAAGGGTGTTTCATCAACTCTGGCACTGTCAAATGCATTCCCAAACCTTGCTG CTGCTGTTTTTGGTGAACAAAAGCGCCTAGAGCCGATGCTGCCCAAGAGGAAAGCCAGATGGAGAAAGGAAATCGATTGGCTTCTATCAGTGACAGATTATGTTGTTGTGATGGTTCCTACTCAACAAAAATCAAAAGATGGATCCAGCATGGAG ATTTATTTGAAGTTGTAG
- the LOC130718748 gene encoding rop guanine nucleotide exchange factor 12-like isoform X1 — MVCLGFHFHDQGEMEQIKERFVKLLLGEDMSGGGKGVSSTLALSNAFPNLAAAVFGEQKRLEPMLPKRKARWRKEIDWLLSVTDYVVVMVPTQQKSKDGSSMEIYLKL, encoded by the exons ATGGTTTGCCTTGGTTTCCATTTTCATGATCAAGGAGAGATGGAACAGATAAAGGAGAGATTTGTTAAATTGCTATTGGGGGAGGATATGTCTGGTGGAGGAAAGGGTGTTTCATCAACTCTGGCACTGTCAAATGCATTCCCAAACCTTGCTG CTGCTGTTTTTGGTGAACAAAAGCGCCTAGAGCCGATGCTGCCCAAGAGGAAAGCCAGATGGAGAAAGGAAATCGATTGGCTTCTATCAGTGACAGATTATGTTGTTGTGATGGTTCCTACTCAACAAAAATCAAAAGATGGATCCAGCATGGAG ATTTATTTGAAGTTGTAG